The Solibacillus daqui genome has a segment encoding these proteins:
- a CDS encoding S-layer homology domain-containing protein translates to MKCYFIAIFCAIISLGSLALPANNAEAKQLFKDIPTSHYASEAIQWAYEFDIIHGYPDGTFRPNQAVTEQQFAQIFVSYFDLEPVEEELMKFSKKQIASDAIYNTLAAYQVPLNGYFDNQIRSSAVTRGTVAQALAYMLNGDTTLNSSIQFLLDYYITSGQNPKYENTNLQRYFGASNHLTRAQLVVFFYKLQSKSFFYISPKAEQSFENTEHYTLNKRANLARNILDKSLRKGSNWSTEANNKPNKTWNGEYTYFYTYGNDDLDSRGRILSITNSSKSSFNVTYYTYDGWNSGTVEGVATIVSDKKARLNKTSEGTRCVIEFEKIGTNVIKTTEYYCEAGRDKGTNYNGTLTLETN, encoded by the coding sequence GTGAAATGTTATTTCATTGCGATTTTTTGTGCAATCATTTCCCTCGGTAGCTTGGCACTTCCAGCCAATAACGCCGAGGCTAAACAATTATTTAAAGATATACCGACGAGCCATTACGCTTCTGAAGCCATTCAATGGGCATATGAATTTGATATAATTCACGGCTATCCTGACGGCACATTCCGCCCAAATCAGGCCGTCACCGAGCAGCAGTTTGCCCAAATATTCGTCAGTTATTTCGATTTAGAGCCTGTTGAAGAGGAGCTCATGAAATTTTCAAAAAAACAAATTGCCTCGGATGCCATTTATAATACGCTTGCTGCTTACCAAGTTCCGTTAAATGGTTACTTCGATAATCAAATCCGTAGCTCAGCCGTTACTCGTGGGACTGTTGCTCAAGCCCTTGCATATATGCTCAACGGTGACACGACGCTCAATTCGTCCATTCAATTTTTATTAGATTATTACATTACTTCTGGACAAAATCCGAAGTATGAAAACACTAATCTCCAACGCTATTTCGGTGCGTCGAATCATTTAACTCGCGCACAGCTTGTTGTTTTCTTTTACAAGCTACAATCAAAAAGCTTTTTCTATATTTCACCTAAAGCCGAACAAAGCTTTGAAAATACAGAGCACTACACACTCAATAAGCGCGCAAATTTAGCACGTAACATACTCGACAAATCACTAAGAAAAGGCTCCAATTGGTCTACAGAAGCAAACAACAAACCAAACAAAACATGGAACGGTGAGTACACGTATTTTTACACATATGGAAATGACGATCTCGATTCACGTGGACGTATTTTATCGATTACCAACAGTTCAAAATCCAGTTTCAACGTCACTTATTACACATACGATGGTTGGAACTCAGGTACAGTTGAAGGCGTAGCAACAATTGTTTCAGATAAAAAAGCGCGCCTAAACAAAACATCTGAAGGCACGCGTTGTGTCATTGAATTTGAAAAAATCGGTACTAACGTTATTAAGACAACTGAATATTATTGCGAAGCCGGTCGCGACAAAGGAACAAACTACAATGGTACATTAACGCTTGAAACGAACTAA
- a CDS encoding S-layer homology domain-containing protein, protein MNHSKKILAALVAVPASVLVADGALAAEETVSFEINNALTNGNAITVESVTTIPDLENTISTNLTALKTSFIYELNGKTKEQAKEEVDKVFQQLKNNIDNDTALKAYGYLKKATVHITQTGQDAAVKSTISFTAEYFADQTTLSILNNSPALLQQTGISAQTSTIGKIKAAHDFLIKNNSYNATSHGLAGFNSKGALSSHAYAMWTYLLLNKAGINVQYVYGLADGKYHSWNIVKLDDGKWYHLDVAKDEVASNGTNISYKNFLTNNSQTVILGAPSVTSFDSKDIFKTITNSVQVNDAIYYVDEEKAGELFHVALTNLTPTSLKAHTNIGNLVLDSTNKVVYFINNSSGKALYQIAPSTPTTATKVVNESLSNIRYDSTLNKLTLTNQNKQSFEYTLTSVTDAAKFDQLALDKIREAVNALTSPVTEAQKAKLVELYYMLTEHQKTKLQTSMPAYYAEVSNAISSLDSAVQTVITAIDALGDSSQWTSLEIESVLALYNALGTKKSSVSNSAILENAKNQLNIFKDLDANLGTFIDTFPTDKEKTATYYTELAKIQVKLDSLESALKAELSFITISKLESMIFEKQQSIETVKKLTDQLDSIITTSKDYIADVDVLEAKYLLIKGNNKLNALLTTTERQSIENHINEVVKMRVVIKEFKDNNYIATISAISNETPYDPDKLTQAYINKIKAIDALIKAGIHDSQWQEILKGQTTLTKADALNKVAGFLLRVENAQGSLDAVALKVTEEIEKFNASLLTTLEQIENRKPQDFIDAFSALKIKLEGTDFAGTEENLEIIFTLLSVELLNTWEHHESITQDISMTVTSYQNKIANLENDPALTIAKIDALLAEIQALDPIYRLYTTDVSKLEKKKSELADANLEQQATAFIQKMHALLLKNTNTPVTYTEMKVLWDEYETNAVAAIYKEKVEAEARFAEFKTLWEKLKAEDQLIKELIQEIAGLSTASSLEQLKATQQKYDALTTEQQALITNYNQLEELLQNLVELEDRDAAQKVIDMIAGLTNETSKADIDKIRVAYNALTETAKELVPERTVDVLVYYESRLKELSEQAKKEAAVVQDRIDRITSSYTEAQIKNIRIAYNALSQLAKEYVTNLQKLIDAEKNIIYQDTVVKQAKLDANAFDVYMNDINRNSTKAEIAKARAYYNSLSYEARKYVTTYEKLVRLETMWTDPKYIDLVYTYYPDYIHDMKPGAIIIEKPKYDSIYIPDDSETSSSSSSFTASTDWSTYETMKYQNGRYTTSITTTQAQNIKDRSKILKADEIEIVIPTADLKASTATVGVTVSVANNQLNIQFKEGKQAKIFSEYVEIHVPFSVLNGNASQIIERVSASNSSASFKIEGTNFIIRTKSSGTFKTATASVYSDLPNNTQGTAMRELAKRGILFDTNSRLSQSSKQVTKFEVASMMAIALDLSSSNHSSYQDVTNEQDLSHVQGLLEAGIMSGFTSSYFNGEGTVTKQEAAIMIANMYRYLNRDVSRVYSGFQSSFKDISYLSLEARQSIAILELFGVVKATDSFEPTKQLTRGEFAELFYNALTAIEYL, encoded by the coding sequence ATGAACCATTCAAAAAAAATCTTAGCTGCGTTGGTTGCAGTGCCGGCCAGTGTCTTAGTGGCAGATGGGGCTTTAGCGGCTGAAGAGACGGTTAGTTTTGAGATAAATAATGCATTAACTAATGGAAATGCAATAACAGTAGAATCAGTAACAACTATTCCAGATTTAGAAAATACGATTTCAACAAATTTAACGGCATTAAAAACTTCTTTTATTTATGAATTAAATGGAAAGACGAAGGAGCAAGCCAAGGAAGAAGTAGATAAGGTTTTTCAACAATTAAAAAATAACATAGATAATGATACAGCGTTAAAGGCTTATGGGTACTTAAAAAAAGCAACGGTTCATATTACTCAAACAGGACAAGATGCAGCTGTTAAATCTACTATCTCATTTACTGCGGAATATTTTGCTGATCAGACAACGTTAAGTATATTAAATAACAGTCCTGCTTTGTTACAACAAACAGGTATTTCAGCCCAAACGAGTACGATAGGAAAAATTAAAGCTGCACACGATTTTTTAATCAAAAATAATAGTTATAATGCTACTAGTCATGGTTTGGCAGGTTTTAACTCAAAAGGGGCTTTATCATCGCATGCATATGCAATGTGGACTTACTTATTGTTAAATAAGGCGGGTATTAATGTGCAGTATGTATACGGACTTGCAGATGGAAAGTACCATTCTTGGAATATCGTAAAATTAGATGATGGCAAATGGTATCACTTGGATGTGGCAAAAGATGAAGTGGCTTCTAATGGTACGAATATTTCATATAAAAACTTCTTAACAAATAATAGTCAAACGGTTATTTTAGGGGCCCCTTCAGTAACTTCATTTGATTCTAAAGATATCTTTAAAACGATTACAAATTCAGTTCAAGTAAATGATGCAATCTATTATGTTGATGAGGAGAAGGCAGGGGAGTTATTCCATGTGGCTTTAACTAATTTAACTCCAACTTCTCTAAAGGCACATACAAATATCGGAAATTTAGTATTAGATTCAACAAATAAAGTCGTTTATTTTATTAATAATAGCTCGGGGAAGGCACTATATCAAATTGCGCCTAGCACACCAACTACGGCTACAAAAGTAGTGAATGAATCCTTAAGCAACATTCGCTATGACAGTACATTAAATAAATTAACTTTAACCAATCAAAATAAACAATCTTTTGAATATACGTTAACATCTGTAACAGATGCTGCAAAATTCGATCAGCTAGCACTAGACAAAATAAGAGAAGCTGTTAATGCGTTAACATCTCCAGTAACAGAGGCGCAAAAGGCAAAATTAGTTGAGCTGTATTATATGCTAACAGAACATCAAAAAACAAAACTTCAAACGTCGATGCCTGCCTACTATGCTGAAGTAAGTAATGCAATTAGCTCTTTAGATAGTGCAGTACAAACGGTTATAACAGCTATTGACGCGCTGGGAGATTCAAGTCAGTGGACTTCACTAGAAATTGAAAGTGTTTTAGCATTATACAATGCATTAGGAACGAAAAAATCGAGCGTTTCAAATAGCGCAATATTAGAAAATGCCAAAAATCAATTAAACATCTTTAAAGACTTAGATGCAAATTTAGGGACATTTATTGATACTTTCCCTACAGACAAAGAAAAAACAGCAACATACTATACAGAGCTAGCAAAGATTCAAGTAAAATTAGATAGTTTGGAAAGCGCATTAAAAGCAGAACTTTCTTTTATAACAATCTCTAAATTAGAAAGCATGATTTTTGAAAAACAACAGTCTATTGAAACAGTGAAAAAGCTAACAGACCAACTAGATTCGATCATCACAACGAGTAAAGATTATATTGCTGATGTTGATGTGCTTGAAGCAAAATACCTTCTGATTAAAGGAAACAACAAATTAAACGCATTGCTAACAACTACTGAACGACAAAGTATCGAAAATCATATCAATGAAGTTGTGAAAATGAGAGTAGTTATTAAAGAATTTAAGGATAATAACTACATAGCAACAATTAGCGCAATTTCTAATGAAACACCATATGACCCAGATAAATTAACGCAAGCATATATTAATAAAATAAAAGCAATTGATGCGCTCATAAAAGCAGGTATTCATGATTCACAATGGCAAGAGATTCTGAAAGGACAAACAACATTAACTAAAGCAGATGCGTTAAACAAAGTGGCAGGCTTCTTATTACGTGTGGAAAATGCTCAAGGTAGTTTAGATGCTGTAGCGTTAAAGGTAACAGAAGAAATTGAAAAATTTAATGCTTCTCTATTAACAACATTGGAGCAAATTGAAAATCGTAAACCTCAAGACTTTATTGATGCTTTCAGCGCGTTAAAAATTAAATTAGAGGGTACGGATTTTGCTGGTACGGAAGAAAATTTAGAAATTATTTTTACATTGTTAAGTGTAGAATTACTCAATACATGGGAACATCACGAATCAATTACTCAAGATATTAGTATGACAGTTACTTCTTATCAAAATAAAATTGCAAACTTAGAAAACGATCCAGCACTTACGATAGCAAAAATTGATGCATTATTAGCTGAAATTCAAGCATTGGATCCAATTTATCGGTTATATACTACAGATGTATCCAAGTTAGAAAAAAAGAAATCTGAATTAGCTGATGCAAATCTTGAACAACAAGCAACCGCATTTATACAAAAGATGCACGCTCTATTGTTAAAGAATACAAACACACCGGTTACTTATACTGAAATGAAAGTTCTTTGGGACGAATATGAGACAAATGCTGTAGCTGCCATATATAAAGAGAAGGTTGAAGCAGAAGCACGCTTTGCGGAATTCAAAACGTTATGGGAAAAATTAAAAGCGGAAGACCAACTTATCAAGGAGCTTATCCAAGAAATTGCTGGGTTATCAACTGCTTCTTCATTAGAACAATTAAAGGCAACACAGCAAAAATATGATGCATTAACTACAGAACAGCAAGCGCTCATCACCAATTATAATCAGCTAGAGGAATTACTCCAAAATCTTGTAGAACTTGAGGATCGAGACGCAGCCCAAAAAGTAATTGATATGATTGCTGGACTAACAAATGAAACATCAAAGGCGGATATTGATAAAATTCGTGTAGCCTATAATGCGTTAACAGAGACAGCAAAAGAGTTAGTTCCGGAGCGTACAGTAGACGTGCTAGTTTACTACGAATCACGCCTAAAAGAGCTGTCCGAGCAAGCCAAAAAAGAAGCAGCAGTGGTGCAAGACCGCATCGACCGCATTACAAGCAGCTACACAGAAGCTCAAATTAAAAATATTCGTATTGCGTATAATGCCTTAAGCCAACTGGCGAAGGAATACGTAACAAACTTACAAAAATTAATTGATGCCGAAAAAAACATCATTTACCAAGATACCGTTGTTAAGCAGGCCAAGCTGGATGCCAATGCATTCGACGTTTACATGAATGACATCAATCGTAATTCAACGAAGGCTGAAATTGCGAAGGCACGTGCATACTACAATAGTTTATCTTACGAGGCAAGAAAGTATGTGACAACGTACGAAAAGCTTGTACGTTTAGAGACGATGTGGACAGACCCGAAATATATTGATCTTGTGTATACGTACTACCCTGACTACATCCATGATATGAAGCCAGGCGCGATTATTATTGAGAAACCAAAATATGATTCAATTTATATTCCAGATGATTCTGAGACAAGTTCGTCATCGTCTTCATTCACAGCATCAACGGATTGGTCAACATATGAAACAATGAAATATCAAAATGGCCGTTATACAACGTCTATTACGACAACACAGGCACAAAATATTAAGGACCGTAGCAAAATATTAAAGGCTGATGAAATTGAGATCGTCATTCCAACTGCTGATTTAAAAGCGTCAACAGCAACAGTTGGTGTGACAGTGAGTGTAGCTAACAACCAGTTGAACATTCAATTTAAAGAAGGGAAGCAGGCGAAGATTTTCTCAGAATATGTAGAAATTCATGTACCGTTTAGCGTGTTAAATGGCAATGCTTCTCAAATTATCGAACGTGTGTCAGCATCGAATTCGTCAGCATCGTTTAAAATTGAGGGCACAAACTTTATTATTCGAACAAAATCAAGCGGAACATTTAAAACAGCAACAGCTTCCGTATATAGTGATCTTCCGAATAATACGCAAGGTACAGCAATGCGCGAATTAGCGAAGCGAGGCATTTTATTTGATACAAATTCACGTTTATCTCAAAGCTCTAAGCAAGTGACGAAATTTGAAGTGGCGTCAATGATGGCGATAGCGCTTGATTTATCCAGCAGCAATCACTCTAGTTACCAAGATGTCACAAATGAACAAGACTTGAGTCATGTACAGGGCTTATTAGAGGCCGGTATTATGAGTGGTTTCACTTCTTCGTACTTCAATGGTGAAGGGACTGTAACAAAGCAAGAAGCAGCGATTATGATTGCCAATATGTACCGTTACTTAAATCGAGATGTCTCAAGAGTATATAGTGGCTTCCAATCAAGCTTTAAGGATATTTCGTATTTATCGCTAGAGGCACGTCAAAGCATTGCCATTTTAGAGCTATTCGGAGTTGTGAAGGCGACGGATTCATTTGAGCCAACGAAGCAATTAACACGCGGTGAGTTTGCAGAGCTATTCTACAACGCACTCACAGCAATCGAATATTTATAA
- a CDS encoding AEC family transporter, protein MDYLSMIFFKIVAPILILLVIGAVLQRKFQFNLKALSHLITYCFMPAAVFINIYETSVELSVIGQITAFIVLFIGSQMLLSQLLVKLMKLDKKEGAVFKNSVVLINSGNYGIPVAQMIFATQPIGVAIQVILVIFQNMTTYTYGLYNLISSTKSGLAIVRDFLKMPIVHALILGALLNFLNVPIPETFSIPIQHIANGFVAVALITLGAQLSTIEMRTMFNKMIFVSCFTRLIIGPAAALLIIFAIGLDGVVAQSLFIASAFPTSRNSSSLALEYDIESATAAQTVLFSTIISCLTVTVVIYISNILFV, encoded by the coding sequence ATGGATTATTTATCGATGATTTTCTTCAAAATAGTTGCACCGATTTTAATATTATTAGTTATTGGTGCGGTGTTGCAGCGGAAGTTTCAATTTAATTTAAAAGCGCTATCTCACCTCATTACGTATTGCTTCATGCCAGCCGCCGTTTTTATTAATATTTATGAAACATCAGTTGAACTGAGTGTTATTGGTCAGATTACGGCATTTATTGTACTGTTTATTGGCTCACAAATGTTACTTAGCCAGCTTTTAGTTAAGCTAATGAAGCTCGATAAAAAAGAGGGCGCGGTATTTAAAAATAGCGTCGTACTCATTAACTCCGGTAACTACGGAATTCCAGTTGCACAAATGATTTTTGCGACGCAGCCTATCGGAGTAGCGATACAGGTAATTCTCGTTATTTTTCAAAATATGACAACGTATACATATGGGTTGTACAATTTGATTTCGTCGACAAAATCGGGATTAGCCATTGTAAGGGACTTTTTGAAAATGCCCATTGTCCATGCGCTTATTCTGGGAGCATTGTTAAACTTTTTAAATGTACCGATCCCCGAAACGTTTAGCATTCCGATTCAACATATTGCAAACGGCTTTGTCGCAGTAGCATTAATTACGTTAGGGGCACAGCTATCAACGATTGAGATGCGAACGATGTTTAATAAAATGATTTTTGTTAGCTGCTTTACGCGTTTAATCATTGGTCCTGCGGCGGCACTTCTTATTATTTTTGCAATCGGGTTAGATGGTGTGGTTGCACAATCGTTATTTATAGCAAGTGCGTTCCCAACATCGCGTAATAGCTCGAGTCTTGCATTAGAATACGATATTGAATCGGCAACAGCAGCACAAACCGTGTTGTTTTCAACAATTATTAGCTGTTTAACGGTAACGGTCGTTATTTATATTTCGAATATATTATTTGTTTAA
- a CDS encoding catalase, whose protein sequence is MTNERLTTITGAPVVSNDDVQTAGRRGPVLLQDVFLIEKLANFNREVIPERRMHAKGSGAFGTFTVTHDITKYSKAAIFSEIGKKTEMFARFSTVAGERGAADAERDIRGFALKFYTEEGNWDMVGNNTPVFFFRDPLHFPDLNHVVKRDPKTNMHNGNSNWDFWTSLPEALHQVTIVMSDRGIPNGYRKMHGFGSHTYSMINTAGERVYVKFHFRSQQGIENLTGAEAAEIIGKDRESSQRDLFESIEKGDFPKWKMYIQVMTEEQARNHKDDPFDLTKVWFKSEFPLIEVGEFELNRNPENYFADVEQAAFAPSNVVPGISFSPDRMLQARLFAYQDATRYRLGVNHHQIPVNTPKCPFMVYHRDGQGRADGNRGSAITYYPNSYGALQGQAQYKDPALALDGPADIYDYRQDDDNYFEQPGKLFRLQTPEQQQRLFETTAAEMNGVEDFIKRRHILHCYLADPAYGEGVAKAMGLSLDGMELSNPYKDSSSVV, encoded by the coding sequence ATGACAAATGAACGTTTAACAACGATTACTGGAGCTCCAGTAGTATCTAACGATGATGTACAAACAGCTGGCCGTCGTGGTCCGGTTCTATTACAAGACGTATTTTTAATTGAGAAATTAGCAAACTTCAACCGTGAAGTAATTCCAGAGCGTCGTATGCACGCGAAAGGTTCTGGTGCATTCGGTACTTTTACCGTGACACATGATATTACAAAATATTCTAAAGCGGCAATTTTCTCTGAGATTGGTAAAAAAACAGAAATGTTCGCTCGCTTCTCTACAGTAGCTGGTGAGCGTGGTGCGGCTGACGCTGAGCGTGATATCCGTGGCTTTGCTCTAAAATTCTACACTGAAGAAGGAAACTGGGATATGGTTGGTAATAACACACCTGTATTCTTCTTCCGTGATCCATTACACTTCCCAGACTTAAACCACGTTGTTAAGCGTGACCCTAAAACGAACATGCATAACGGGAACTCAAACTGGGATTTCTGGACTTCATTACCTGAAGCATTACACCAAGTGACCATCGTTATGTCTGACCGTGGCATTCCAAACGGCTACCGCAAAATGCACGGTTTCGGTTCTCACACATATTCAATGATTAATACTGCAGGCGAGCGCGTATATGTGAAATTCCACTTCCGTTCTCAGCAAGGTATCGAAAACTTAACAGGTGCAGAAGCCGCTGAAATTATCGGTAAAGACCGCGAATCTTCTCAACGTGATTTATTCGAATCAATCGAAAAAGGCGATTTCCCGAAATGGAAAATGTACATCCAAGTGATGACAGAAGAGCAAGCACGTAACCACAAAGACGACCCATTTGATTTAACAAAAGTTTGGTTCAAATCTGAGTTCCCATTAATCGAAGTTGGTGAATTCGAATTAAACCGTAACCCAGAAAACTACTTCGCTGATGTTGAACAAGCTGCATTTGCTCCGTCTAACGTTGTACCTGGTATTTCATTCTCACCAGACCGCATGTTACAAGCGCGTTTATTCGCTTATCAAGATGCAACTCGTTACCGTTTAGGTGTTAACCATCACCAAATTCCAGTAAACACACCAAAATGTCCATTTATGGTTTACCACCGCGATGGTCAAGGGCGTGCCGATGGAAACCGTGGTTCAGCAATTACGTACTATCCAAACAGCTATGGTGCATTACAAGGTCAAGCACAATACAAAGACCCTGCATTAGCGCTTGATGGCCCTGCTGACATCTATGACTACCGTCAAGATGACGATAACTACTTTGAGCAACCAGGTAAATTATTCCGTCTTCAAACTCCAGAACAGCAACAACGTTTATTCGAAACGACGGCAGCTGAAATGAATGGCGTTGAAGATTTCATTAAACGTCGCCACATCTTACACTGCTACTTAGCTGATCCGGCTTATGGTGAAGGTGTAGCAAAAGCTATGGGTCTATCATTAGACGGTATGGAGCTTTCAAATCCTTACAAAGATAGTAGTAGCGTTGTTTAA
- a CDS encoding SLC13 family permease has protein sequence MQLTLTFIILALTIILFTTNRFRADLVAIMALLSLVVLNILTPQEALAGFSNSVVIMIAGLFVVGAGILRTGLAGMAGNLLLKWSGDSELRLFILLLIIVATVGAFMSNTGTVALMLPIVVSIALSIKISPSKFLMPLSYIASMSGLMTLIASPTNLIASQTLVDHGFEKLGFFTITPIGIVATITVIIYLVLVRNTLIPNDEKRSQSNEGYKLSPKKLAKEYDLQDKLFRTVVSEQSTIMDKKLADLKLPATYHIYIMKIKRGAAQEGINLRPMTYQELAGPTSVIYAGDELYVQGLAQDVERFAQDFALTIQPYEDNVRELISKNIGVAEVLLTPQSRLIGESVSKIGFREKYNLNILGINRKGDYLLKNMAEQKLRFGDAILVQGTWDEIELLSRETQDVVVVGQPREQAGAAAASGKAPIAGMIMLLMIGLMVFEVFDAVIAVLIGAVLMILTGCLRNMDDAYGKMNFESIVLVAAMLPMATALENTGGMTILADGIIHLLGGFGPYGVLMGIYILTVVFGQFVSNTATAVLFSPIAITAALAMDANPYTFMIGVAAAASMAFATPIASPTNSLVLTAGGYKFMDFVKVGVPLQIIMFIVMMITVPLLFPF, from the coding sequence ATGCAATTAACGTTAACATTTATTATTTTAGCGCTGACAATCATACTATTTACAACAAATCGTTTTCGTGCAGACCTTGTTGCGATTATGGCGTTATTATCACTTGTTGTATTAAATATTTTAACGCCTCAGGAAGCATTGGCCGGATTTTCGAATTCGGTTGTTATTATGATTGCGGGGCTGTTTGTAGTTGGTGCAGGAATTTTACGTACGGGACTAGCTGGGATGGCAGGGAATTTACTATTAAAATGGTCGGGTGATAGTGAGTTACGGTTATTCATTTTGTTATTAATTATCGTAGCAACGGTTGGCGCATTTATGAGTAATACAGGAACGGTTGCACTCATGCTACCAATCGTTGTATCAATTGCGCTTAGTATTAAGATAAGTCCCTCGAAGTTTTTAATGCCGCTTTCCTATATTGCAAGTATGTCGGGATTGATGACATTAATTGCTTCGCCAACGAACTTAATCGCGTCTCAAACATTAGTAGATCATGGCTTTGAAAAGCTTGGTTTTTTTACGATTACACCAATTGGGATTGTAGCAACGATAACAGTCATCATTTATTTAGTTTTAGTGCGTAATACATTGATACCAAATGATGAAAAACGTTCACAATCTAATGAAGGTTATAAATTGTCACCCAAAAAACTTGCGAAAGAATATGATTTACAAGATAAACTTTTCCGCACGGTTGTAAGTGAGCAGTCAACAATTATGGATAAAAAGCTTGCTGATTTAAAATTACCAGCAACATACCATATTTACATTATGAAAATTAAGCGTGGTGCAGCGCAGGAAGGCATTAATTTGCGTCCGATGACCTATCAAGAGCTTGCAGGTCCTACAAGTGTGATTTACGCAGGGGATGAGCTATATGTTCAAGGATTAGCACAAGATGTTGAGCGCTTTGCACAGGATTTTGCGTTAACGATTCAACCGTATGAAGATAATGTAAGAGAATTGATTTCGAAAAATATTGGGGTAGCGGAAGTTCTGTTGACACCACAATCGCGTTTAATCGGTGAATCCGTAAGTAAAATTGGTTTCCGTGAAAAGTATAATCTCAATATTTTAGGAATTAACCGAAAAGGGGATTACTTGTTAAAAAATATGGCCGAGCAAAAATTGCGATTCGGGGATGCGATTTTAGTGCAAGGCACGTGGGATGAAATTGAACTGTTATCACGCGAAACACAGGATGTTGTTGTTGTTGGGCAGCCACGCGAACAGGCAGGTGCAGCAGCTGCGAGCGGAAAAGCACCGATTGCTGGTATGATTATGCTTTTAATGATTGGTTTGATGGTATTTGAAGTATTTGATGCGGTTATCGCAGTACTGATTGGCGCGGTATTAATGATTCTTACAGGCTGCCTACGAAACATGGATGATGCCTATGGTAAAATGAATTTTGAAAGTATTGTACTTGTAGCTGCAATGCTTCCAATGGCAACAGCGCTTGAAAATACAGGCGGAATGACCATTTTAGCAGACGGAATTATCCATTTACTTGGAGGTTTCGGTCCGTACGGGGTATTAATGGGTATCTATATATTAACCGTCGTCTTCGGTCAATTTGTTAGTAATACGGCAACGGCTGTATTATTTTCACCAATTGCGATTACAGCAGCACTAGCAATGGATGCAAACCCGTATACATTTATGATTGGCGTTGCAGCTGCGGCGAGTATGGCCTTTGCAACACCAATTGCTTCTCCGACAAACTCACTTGTATTAACTGCAGGTGGTTATAAGTTTATGGATTTTGTAAAAGTAGGCGTTCCACTACAAATCATTATGTTTATTGTCATGATGATTACAGTCCCATTATTATTTCCATTTTAA